Proteins encoded together in one Tripterygium wilfordii isolate XIE 37 chromosome 14, ASM1340144v1, whole genome shotgun sequence window:
- the LOC120015424 gene encoding uncharacterized protein LOC120015424 — protein MEPQYPSPKPRSYGPQQMHMAITPSHHSDNDRSSSELRALDCNLTSLCDHIQMEGFNSCSFSDIVVHAMGSTYHLHRLILSRSSYFRNMLHGPWKEASAQVVTLNVDDKNVNGEAIATALAYLYGHHPKLNDNNAFRVLAAASFLDLQDLCAICTDFIISELWTSNFLAYQVFAESQDYGIHGERVRNACWGYLCQSGVTELKEVLPKLSAQTLHALLTSDELWVPGEEKRFELALYTLLVKGSLCNIEQSEQGSSEIGIGIYSDSPKAKGKNLITSCDNRRLESELGRLSLKDDMQGHNTAQNLLVELEDYVVDFPASISDSNQQVQQVAYNQSNLQPIYACSMEQSSSLCNSFSNADGIRTSCSYIEMPIGVGTSGLGASLVAMEGPSEEGSFYNLNNSTWHTTDQSGHCSSVHPSCNGGMLNDWGRCGMPLSWGGRVVGKRQMKGYAKGNCGIHREEYDAFVNIFEGGSLLYCNMSFEALLNVRKQLEELGFPCKAVNDGLWLQMLLRERVHEIGADTCKICCFTSIACTCRKNFGFSHGVATAGYYMQEHDHNNSPGNMGSVYVADSAQGEGNGLFRPVRVHVRGNIDGLAGIGRGTTFVPAAAWPPTRFVFSRVPFGMSNRNGQQSVANDDSGARAEHNGDVSGDGLTALVGLSEGGGNTADIHAQQMEKGYETDLQGRSSGTSVAVPSTSGISGAMLESQENAIGIEWENTNSSSISLDMKTPLNHFPPFRFGVEFEDLHRLSDSQVKHSPEFYYAGSLWKVSVQAFIDEDPQGRQTLGLFLHRRKAEVSDSLRKVHMFVDSREKVTARYQLICPSKREVMVFGSFKQRGTLLPKAPKGWGWRTALLFDELADLLQNGALRVAAVVQLV, from the exons atGGAACCGCAGTATCCGAGCCCGAAGCCTCGCTCGTACGGGCCACAGCAGATGCATATGGCGATTACGCCGTCCCATCACTCCGACAATGACCGTAGCAGCAGCGAGTTACGAGCGCTTGATTGTAATCTCACCTCACTCTGCGATCATATCCAGATGGAGGGCTTCAATTCCTGCTCTTTTTCCGATATCGTTGTCCATGCCATGGGGTCCACCTACCACCTCCATCGCCTCATCCTCTCTCGCAGCTCCTATTTCAG GAATATGCTACATGGCCCATGGAAGGAAGCGAGTGCACAGGTTGTGACTTTGAATGTCGATGACAAGAATGTTAATGGGGAGGCAATTGCAACAGCTTTGGCTTATCTATATGGGCATCATCCCAAACTTAATGATAATAATGCGTTTCGTGTGCTGGCGGCTGCTTCTTTTCTTGACTTACAG GATTTATGTGCAATATGCACAGATTTCATTATATCTGAACTGTGGACTTCAAATTTCTTAGCATACCAG GTATTTGCTGAGAGTCAAGATTATGGAATACATGGAGAGCGTGTAAGAAATGCATGTTGGGGTTACCTATGTCAAAGTGGTGTCACAGAGTTGAAAGAG GTGCTTCCAAAACTTTCTGCACAAACTCTCCATGCATTGCTAACCTCAGATGAACTGTGGGTGCCTGGTGAAGAAAAGCG gtttGAACTGGCATTATACACGCTTCTTGTGAAGGGTTCTCTTTGCAATATAGAACAGTCTGAGCAAGGAAGTTCAGAGATAGGTATTGGCATTTATTCTGATTCTCCTAAAGCCAAGGGGAAGAATCTGATCACTAGCTGCGACAATAGGAGGTTGGAATCTGAACTAGGACGCTTAAGTTTAAAAGATGACATGCAGGGCCATAACACTGCTCAAAATCTTCTTGTCGAGCTTGAAGACTATGTGGTTGATTTCCCAGCAAGTATTTCGGATTCCAACCAACAGGTCCAACAAGTTGCATACAATCAGTCAAATTTGCAGCCTATTTACGCATGCAGCATGGAACAATCTTCGTCGTTGTGTAACTCGTTCTCAAATGCCGATGGAATTAGAACCTCATGTTCTTACATTGAGATGCCTATTGGTGTTGGAACAAGTGGACTAGGGGCCAGCTTGGTGGCTATGGAAGGGCCATCTGAAGAAGGTtctttctacaatttgaatAACAGTACTTGGCATACGACCGATCAATCAGGACATTGCTCTTCAGTGCACCCATCATGTAATGGGGGCATGCTGAATGACTGGGGAAGATGTGGCATGCCTCTTTCATGGGGTGGCAGGGTTGTTGGCAAAAGACAGATGAAAGGCTATGCCAAAGGAAACTGTGGGATTCATCGGGAGGAGTACGATGCTTTTGTCAATATATTTGAAGGTGGTTCTCTTTTATACTGCAACATGTCTTTTGAGGCGCTTTTAAATGTGAGAAAGCAGCTTGAGGAGTTGGGATTTCCTTGCAAAGCTGTAAATGATGGTCTTTGGCTGCAG ATGCTATTAAGAGAGAGGGTACATGAAATTGGTGCTGACACATGCAAAATCTGCTGCTTTACCAGTATAGCATGCACTTGCAGAAAGAACTTTGGATTTTCACATGGAGTTGCTACAGCTGGTTATTACATGCAGGAGCATGATCATAATAATTCACCTGGCAACATGGGCAGTGTGTATGTTGCTGATTCTGCTCAAGGTGAAGGAAATGGCCTCTTTAGGCCTGTACGTGTGCATGTAAGAGGCAATATTGATGGACTTGCAGGCATTGGACGAGGAACTACATTTGTACCTGCAGCTGCTTGGCCTCCTACTCGTTTTGTCTTTTCCCGTGTGCCCTTCGGTATGAGCAACAGAAATGGACAGCAGTCCGTTGCTAATGATGATTCTGGAGCTAGAGCTGAACATAATGGAGATGTGTCAGGTGATGGATTGACAGCTCTAGTAGGGTTAAGTGAAGGAGGAGGCAACACTGCTGATATTCATGCACAGCAGATGGAGAAGGGGTATGAGACAGATCTGCAAGGCAGATCATCTGGAACTTCTGTTGCAGTGCCAAGTACCAGTGGTATTTCTGGCGCGATGCTGGAGTCACAAGAGAATGCAATCGGAATTGAGTGGGAGAACACAAACAGCTCTTCTATATCATTGGATATGAAAACACCTCTAAATCATTTCCCTCCTTTTCGTTTTGG AGTTGAATTTGAGGATTTGCACCGGCTCAGTGACAGCCAAGTTAAGCATTCTCCTGAGTTTTATTATGCGGGTTCTTTGTGGAAG GTTAGTGTTCAGGCTTTCATTGATGAAGATCCTCAAGGACGTCAGACTCTTG GACTGTTTCTTCATCGTCGGAAGGCAGAGGTATCAGATTCCCTTAGAAAG GTTCATATGTTTGTAGATTCACGTGAAAAGGTTACAGCTCGCTATCAG TTGATTTGTCCATCAAAAAGAGAAGTCATGGTGTTTGGAAGCTTCAAACAGAGGGGTACTCTCCTACCCAAAGCCCCCAAAGGATGGGGCTGGCGAACAGCTCTCCTTTTTGATGAGCTTGCTGATCTTCTCCAAAATGGGGCCTTGCGAGTGGCTGCTGTCGTGCAGCTTGTGTGA
- the LOC120015478 gene encoding ubiquitin-like-specific protease ESD4 gives MFAGMSFLRWVRVSRGRKQIPPMGALTRNRKRGNVFFTVNQPPLYCNCYAPRQSKKPRLSSALQRPEQPVVSSNKTVSRRSRYPDAITKIRREVRAPRRVLKFGLSKRLRPKTTRNSNFVDAGDDMGGFLSNNYGNAKERAFDVLRYITKEKEVIDVDDDSGKELIMEDYIVVQVSILRN, from the coding sequence ATGTTTGCTGGAATGAGTTTCCTTAGATGGGTTCGCGTTTCTAGAGGTCGGAAGCAGATTCCACCTATGGGCGCCTTAACCCGTAATCGCAAGCGTGGTAACGTGTTCTTCACGGTGAATCAGCCGCCTTTGTATTGCAATTGTTATGCTCCTCGTCAATCTAAGAAGCCTAGATTATCTTCTGCGTTACAACGTCCAGAACAACCCGTTGTTTCGTCTAATAAAACGGTTTCCAGGCGTTCACGGTATCCCGACGCCATAACTAAAATCCGCAGAGAGGTTCGTGCCCCTCGTAGAGTACTCAAGTTCGGGTTGTCAAAGCGTTTGAGACCAAAAACTACTAGAAATAGTAATTTTGTTGATGCGGGAGACGACATGGGAGGCTTTTTGAGCAATAATTATGGTAATGCGAAGGAGAGGGCTTTTGATGTCTTAAGGTATATTACAAAGGAGAAGGAAGTGATTGACGTGGATGATGATTCTGGAAAGGAATTGATAATGGAGGATTACATTGTAGTTCAAGTTTCTATTTTGCGTAATTAG
- the LOC120015477 gene encoding ubiquitin-like-specific protease 1A isoform X2 produces MQVINLYFELLKEREMREPEKFLRCHFFNTFFYKKIFVPIHNEIHWCLAVINKKDEKFQYLDSLGGKDQNVLRVLAKYFVEEVKDKSGQDVDVSYWEQQVVEDLPEQENGFDCGMFMIKYADFYSRGPGLCFNQEHMPYFRRRTAKEILNLRAD; encoded by the exons ATGCAGGTCATAAATCTCTACTTTGAGTTGCTGAAAGAAAGGGAAATGAGAGAGCCAGAGAAGTTTTTGAGATGTCATTTTTTCAacacatttttttacaaaaag ATATTTGTCCCCATCCACAATGAAATACACTGGTGTTTGGCGGTTATAAATAAGAAAGACGAGAAGTTTCAGTATCTTGATTCACTTGGAGGGAAGGATCAAAACGTGCTAAGAGTACTG GCGAAATATTTTGTAGAAGAAGTAAAGGACAAGAGTGGACAAGATGTTGATGTGAGTTATTGGGAACAACAAGTTGTTGAAGATCTTCCTGAGCAAGAAAATGG GTTTGACTGTGGCATGTTTATGATAAAATATGCCGACTTTTATAGCAGAGGTCCTGGGCTTTGTTTTAACCAG GAACACATGCCCTATTTTCGTAGGAGAACAGCCAAGGAGATTCTGAATTTGAGAGCTGACTAA
- the LOC120015477 gene encoding ubiquitin-like-specific protease 1A isoform X1 — MQVINLYFELLKEREMREPEKFLRCHFFNTFFYKKLISGRSGFEYSAVKRWPTAKRLGYGLIECDKIFVPIHNEIHWCLAVINKKDEKFQYLDSLGGKDQNVLRVLAKYFVEEVKDKSGQDVDVSYWEQQVVEDLPEQENGFDCGMFMIKYADFYSRGPGLCFNQEHMPYFRRRTAKEILNLRAD, encoded by the exons ATGCAGGTCATAAATCTCTACTTTGAGTTGCTGAAAGAAAGGGAAATGAGAGAGCCAGAGAAGTTTTTGAGATGTCATTTTTTCAacacatttttttacaaaaag TTAATTAGTGGGAGATCTGGCTTTGAATATAGCGCTGTCAAAAGATGGCCTACTGCAAAGAGGCTGGGATATGGTCTCATTGAATGTGACAAA ATATTTGTCCCCATCCACAATGAAATACACTGGTGTTTGGCGGTTATAAATAAGAAAGACGAGAAGTTTCAGTATCTTGATTCACTTGGAGGGAAGGATCAAAACGTGCTAAGAGTACTG GCGAAATATTTTGTAGAAGAAGTAAAGGACAAGAGTGGACAAGATGTTGATGTGAGTTATTGGGAACAACAAGTTGTTGAAGATCTTCCTGAGCAAGAAAATGG GTTTGACTGTGGCATGTTTATGATAAAATATGCCGACTTTTATAGCAGAGGTCCTGGGCTTTGTTTTAACCAG GAACACATGCCCTATTTTCGTAGGAGAACAGCCAAGGAGATTCTGAATTTGAGAGCTGACTAA
- the LOC120015089 gene encoding kinesin-like protein KIN-13A isoform X1: MGGQMQQTNAAAATAYYDHAAGGSLHNAGSSGDAGDAVMARWLQSAGLQHLASPLASTGIDQRLLPNLLMQGHGAQSAEEKQRLFKLMRNLNFNGESGSEPYTPTAQTSSGMAASDGYYSPDFRGDFGAGLLDLHAMDDTELLSDHVISEPFEPSPFMPGGTKEFENDFNMTVGRQQKEQIDTDASVPFPAVEKENNTRENNVAKIKVVVRKRPLNKKELSRKEEDIVTVCDNALAVHEPKLKVDLTAYVEKHEFCFDAVLDEDVTNDEVYRVTVEPIIPIIFQRTKATCFAYGQTGSGKTFTMQPLPLRAAEDLVRYLHQPVYRNQRFKLWLSFFEIYGGKLFDLLSDRKKLCMREDGRQQVCIVGLQEFEISDVQVVKEYIERGNAARSTGSTGANEESSRSHAILQLAVKKHSEVKESKRNNDGNDSKVGKVVGKISFIDLAGSERGADTTDNDRQTRIEGAEINKSLLALKECIRALDNDQIHIPFRGSKLTEVLRDSFVGNSRTVMISCISPNAGSCEHTLNTLRYADRVKSLSKSGNARKEQAANSIPPINKDVSSASAMPLSIDMEDVYKQESKLLDIGRRAAERETHLYNAAVEYDSQGSSFTSSYPFNEHEDRGSASGLVDKDRLEMSNSYGGTTSQKVYASYTQNSADTEEKAPKVSPPRRKVSREEKLEKLGNLPKKDTSGSENTSTNTRQQNVGSYSTNNVRSRQSECEPEPPNDGNINAILEEEEALIAAHRKEIEDTMEIVREEMKLLAEVDQPGSLIDNYVTQLNFVLSRKAAGLVSLQARLARFQHRLKEQEILSRKRVPR, translated from the exons ATGGGTGGCCAGATGCAGCAGACTAATGCTGCGGCAGCGACTGCATACTACGATCATGCCGCTGGTGGGTCCCTGCACAATGCCGGTTCTTCCGGGGATGCAGGCGATGCCGTCATGGCGCGGTGGCTACAGTCCGCAGGGTTGCAGCATCTGGCCTCTCCCTTGGCTTCGACGGGAATTGACCAACGCCTCCTTCCCAATCTCCTCATGCAG GGTCATGGAGCGCAATCTGCTGAAGAGAAGCAGAGGCTGTTTAAATTAATGAGAAATCTTAATTTCAATGGGGAATCTGGTTCTGAGCCATATACGCCAACTGCCCAAACTTCTAGTGGCATGGCTGCATCGGACGGTTATTATTCCCCAGATTTCAGGGGGGACTTTGGAGCTGGGCTTTTGGATCTTCATGCCATGGATGACACAGAGCTTCTGTCTGAT CATGTTATCTCAGAACCCTTTGAGCCATCGCCATTCATGCCTGGGGGCACCAAAGAATTTGAAAATGATTTCAACATGACTGTTGGCAGACAGCAAAAAGAACAAATTGATACGGATGCCTCAGTTCCATTCCCTGCAGTTGAAAAAGAGAACAACACAAGGGAAAATAATGTAGCAAAGATTAAAGTTGTG GTACGTAAAAGACCATTAAACAAGAAGGAACTTTCTCGGAAGGAGGAGGATATCGTAACTGTATGCGACAATGCTTTAGCTGTCCATGAACCTAAGCTAAAG GTGGACTTGACTGCTTATGTGGAGAAGCATGAGTTCTGTTTCGATGCTGTTCTGGATGAAGATGTCACTAATGATGAG GTTTATCGGGTTACCGTGGAGCCAATTATTCCCATCATTTTTCAGCGAACAAAAGCTACTTGTTTTGCATATGGTCAGACAG GTAGTGGCAAAACTTTCACTATGCAACCATTGCCTCTCAGAGCAGCTGAAGACCTTGTTCGATATTTGCATCAACCAGTTTATCGCAATCAGAGATTCAAGTTGTGGCTTagcttttttgaaatttatggcGGGAAACTCTTTGATCTTCTCTCTGATAGAAA GAAGCTCTGCATGAGAGAAGATGGGCGTCAACAAGTTTGCATTGTCGGTCTGCAAGAATTTGAAATTTCAGATGTACAAGTTGTGAAAGAATACATTGAGAGGGGAAATGCAGCCAGAAGTACGGGTTCTACTGGTGCTAACGAGGAATCTTCCAGGTCACATGCTATTTTACAACTTGCCGTTAAGAAGCACAGTGAGGTAAAAGAATCTAAGAGGAACAATGATGGAAATGATTCAAAAGTTGGGAAAGTTGTGGGAAAGATTTCCTTTATTGATCTTGCAGGCAGTGAAAGAGGTGCTGACACTACCGATAATGACCGACAAACAAG GATTGAGGGTGCAGAAATCAACAAAAGTCTTTTGGCTCTTAAGGAGTGCATTCGTGCTCTGGACAATGATCAGATCCACATACCATTTCGAGGTAGCAAACTTACAGAAGTGCTCCGTGATTCTTTTGTTGGCAACTCAAGAACTGTCATGATCTCTTGTATTTCACCAAATGCGGGCTCGTGCGAACATACACTCAATACTTTAAGATATGCGGATAG AGTCAAAAGTCTTTCGAAAAGTGGTAATGCGAGAAAGGAGCAAGCTGCAAATTCCATACCACCAATTAATAAGGACGTCTCATCAGCATCAGCTATGCCTCTGTCTATTGATATGGAGGATGTTTACAAACAAGAGTCAAAACTATTGGATATAGGTAGAAGAGCTGCAGAAAGAGAAACACATCTTTATAATGCTGCTGTTGAGTATGACTCACAGGGTTCAAGTTTCACATCAAGTTACCCCTTCAATGAGCACGAGGATCGTGGGTCAGCTTCTGGCTTAGTCGATAAAGATAGATTGGAAATGAGTAATTCTTATGGTGGTACTACGAGCCAAAAGGTGTATGCATCGTATACCCAGAATTCAGCTGATACAGAAGAGAAAGCCCCAAAGGTTTCACCTCCTCGCAGAAAAGTATCTAGAGAGGAAAAACTGGAGAAGTTAGGAAATTTGCCAAAAAAAGACACAAGTGGATCTGAAAACACCTCTACAAACACCAGGCAGCAAAATGTGGGCTCTTATTCCACGAATAATGTTAGATCTAGACAATCTGAATGTGAACCTGAACCTCCCAATGATGGGAATATCAATGCTATACTTGAG GAGGAAGAGGCCCTGATTGCAGCTCACAGAAAAGAGATTGAGGATACAATGGAGATAGTTCGTGAG GAAATGAAACTATTGGCGGAAGTTGACCAGCCAGGCAGCCTAATAGATAACTATGTCACCCAGTTAAATTTTGTGCTTTCACGCAAGGCAGCTGGTTTGGTCAGTCTTCAAGCTCGTCTGGCCAGGTTTCAGCATCGACTGAAGGAACAAGAAATACTTAGTCGGAAGAGAGTTCCTCGTTAG
- the LOC120015089 gene encoding kinesin-like protein KIN-13A isoform X2, with product MMHVISEPFEPSPFMPGGTKEFENDFNMTVGRQQKEQIDTDASVPFPAVEKENNTRENNVAKIKVVVRKRPLNKKELSRKEEDIVTVCDNALAVHEPKLKVDLTAYVEKHEFCFDAVLDEDVTNDEVYRVTVEPIIPIIFQRTKATCFAYGQTGSGKTFTMQPLPLRAAEDLVRYLHQPVYRNQRFKLWLSFFEIYGGKLFDLLSDRKKLCMREDGRQQVCIVGLQEFEISDVQVVKEYIERGNAARSTGSTGANEESSRSHAILQLAVKKHSEVKESKRNNDGNDSKVGKVVGKISFIDLAGSERGADTTDNDRQTRIEGAEINKSLLALKECIRALDNDQIHIPFRGSKLTEVLRDSFVGNSRTVMISCISPNAGSCEHTLNTLRYADRVKSLSKSGNARKEQAANSIPPINKDVSSASAMPLSIDMEDVYKQESKLLDIGRRAAERETHLYNAAVEYDSQGSSFTSSYPFNEHEDRGSASGLVDKDRLEMSNSYGGTTSQKVYASYTQNSADTEEKAPKVSPPRRKVSREEKLEKLGNLPKKDTSGSENTSTNTRQQNVGSYSTNNVRSRQSECEPEPPNDGNINAILEEEEALIAAHRKEIEDTMEIVREEMKLLAEVDQPGSLIDNYVTQLNFVLSRKAAGLVSLQARLARFQHRLKEQEILSRKRVPR from the exons ATGATG CATGTTATCTCAGAACCCTTTGAGCCATCGCCATTCATGCCTGGGGGCACCAAAGAATTTGAAAATGATTTCAACATGACTGTTGGCAGACAGCAAAAAGAACAAATTGATACGGATGCCTCAGTTCCATTCCCTGCAGTTGAAAAAGAGAACAACACAAGGGAAAATAATGTAGCAAAGATTAAAGTTGTG GTACGTAAAAGACCATTAAACAAGAAGGAACTTTCTCGGAAGGAGGAGGATATCGTAACTGTATGCGACAATGCTTTAGCTGTCCATGAACCTAAGCTAAAG GTGGACTTGACTGCTTATGTGGAGAAGCATGAGTTCTGTTTCGATGCTGTTCTGGATGAAGATGTCACTAATGATGAG GTTTATCGGGTTACCGTGGAGCCAATTATTCCCATCATTTTTCAGCGAACAAAAGCTACTTGTTTTGCATATGGTCAGACAG GTAGTGGCAAAACTTTCACTATGCAACCATTGCCTCTCAGAGCAGCTGAAGACCTTGTTCGATATTTGCATCAACCAGTTTATCGCAATCAGAGATTCAAGTTGTGGCTTagcttttttgaaatttatggcGGGAAACTCTTTGATCTTCTCTCTGATAGAAA GAAGCTCTGCATGAGAGAAGATGGGCGTCAACAAGTTTGCATTGTCGGTCTGCAAGAATTTGAAATTTCAGATGTACAAGTTGTGAAAGAATACATTGAGAGGGGAAATGCAGCCAGAAGTACGGGTTCTACTGGTGCTAACGAGGAATCTTCCAGGTCACATGCTATTTTACAACTTGCCGTTAAGAAGCACAGTGAGGTAAAAGAATCTAAGAGGAACAATGATGGAAATGATTCAAAAGTTGGGAAAGTTGTGGGAAAGATTTCCTTTATTGATCTTGCAGGCAGTGAAAGAGGTGCTGACACTACCGATAATGACCGACAAACAAG GATTGAGGGTGCAGAAATCAACAAAAGTCTTTTGGCTCTTAAGGAGTGCATTCGTGCTCTGGACAATGATCAGATCCACATACCATTTCGAGGTAGCAAACTTACAGAAGTGCTCCGTGATTCTTTTGTTGGCAACTCAAGAACTGTCATGATCTCTTGTATTTCACCAAATGCGGGCTCGTGCGAACATACACTCAATACTTTAAGATATGCGGATAG AGTCAAAAGTCTTTCGAAAAGTGGTAATGCGAGAAAGGAGCAAGCTGCAAATTCCATACCACCAATTAATAAGGACGTCTCATCAGCATCAGCTATGCCTCTGTCTATTGATATGGAGGATGTTTACAAACAAGAGTCAAAACTATTGGATATAGGTAGAAGAGCTGCAGAAAGAGAAACACATCTTTATAATGCTGCTGTTGAGTATGACTCACAGGGTTCAAGTTTCACATCAAGTTACCCCTTCAATGAGCACGAGGATCGTGGGTCAGCTTCTGGCTTAGTCGATAAAGATAGATTGGAAATGAGTAATTCTTATGGTGGTACTACGAGCCAAAAGGTGTATGCATCGTATACCCAGAATTCAGCTGATACAGAAGAGAAAGCCCCAAAGGTTTCACCTCCTCGCAGAAAAGTATCTAGAGAGGAAAAACTGGAGAAGTTAGGAAATTTGCCAAAAAAAGACACAAGTGGATCTGAAAACACCTCTACAAACACCAGGCAGCAAAATGTGGGCTCTTATTCCACGAATAATGTTAGATCTAGACAATCTGAATGTGAACCTGAACCTCCCAATGATGGGAATATCAATGCTATACTTGAG GAGGAAGAGGCCCTGATTGCAGCTCACAGAAAAGAGATTGAGGATACAATGGAGATAGTTCGTGAG GAAATGAAACTATTGGCGGAAGTTGACCAGCCAGGCAGCCTAATAGATAACTATGTCACCCAGTTAAATTTTGTGCTTTCACGCAAGGCAGCTGGTTTGGTCAGTCTTCAAGCTCGTCTGGCCAGGTTTCAGCATCGACTGAAGGAACAAGAAATACTTAGTCGGAAGAGAGTTCCTCGTTAG